ttcacgtttgacctctcggtctctagtgttctgaggccatgtctttacatgctaggctcatcaagtttaacctgagtattccgcacgttgataacccacaagtataggggctcgtttgtagccttcttcgataaataagagtgtcgaagccaacgaggcgctaaaggcagaacaaatattccctcaagttctatcaaccatcgatacaactctatgcacacttgacgtttCCTATACTGAAAACAAGTATGAAAccattttgtaggtgtgatgcaagaactactttgcaagaataaaactagaagtattttgcaagataataaaagttaggtgatTATAAAAAGgttttgtgtcaacaagaaagttatttgcccctaggcaatcgataacaagtaccggtaatcattcttgtaattttatatgagggagaggaatgagctaacatactttctctacttggatcatatgcacttatgattggacccctagcaagaatccgcaaatactaaagatcattaaggtcgtgaaacccaaccatagcattaaataccaagtcctctttatcccatatgcaacaacccacctactcgggtttaagcttctgtcactctcgcaacccaccataagcgaaccatgagcatattgcaacaccctacagcgggggcccctcacgtttgcgcgagaacggggggcaccgtaggacaacaccataaataaaatatacaatcataccaacccagATCACgattagcccataggacaaaacggatctactcaaacatcataggataaccatagatcattgggaaacaatatatggagttaagcaccatgtttaagtagagattacagcggggagaagaggtatTACACCACTGCAtaaagggggagaaagttggtgttgacggtagcaagattgttgatgtagatcgtcgttcCGATTGTTGCccgggcggcactccggcgccaccggaagcaagggggagagccccctccttctttttcttccttggcctccccgtaAATGGTAGGAGAGttacccctctagtccatggcctccatggtagcGGAGGGGTAGgaccccctccgagattggatctccctctctgttctcttcttttTCGTGTtctccagatctggccgaaaagcatttcttatattcctggagatccgtaacttcgattgcgctgagattttaacatgagTTTTTTTCCGGATATAAATTTCCTTCCGCCCGAAGTAGAGCCCCAACCGACGTCggtgtgagcacaacccaccaccacacgCCTAGCTCAGGggtcgcgccctggtgtcttgtggtgtGTGTGAGCCTTCGTTTGCAGTGATTCCAACTACCAAAAATCACAtacattcccaaataattctccgtaaaattttattgcatttggacttggtTTGATATGGATACACcatgatacaaaaaacatgcagaaaacaggaactagcactgggcactggatcaataggttagtccaataaatcatataaaaagttgccaaaagtatgtaaaagttgtataatattggcatgaaacaatcaaaaattattcatacgacggagacgtatcagcatcctcaagcttaattcttgctcgtcctcaagtaggtaaatgataaaaaagataatttttgatgtggaattctacctagcataaacttgatcatatatctaatcatggcataaatattaagacataagtgattcaaaccaatagtctataattttacataaagacatcaatactcaggcatcctaaaaaacaatcatgtctttcaaaatatcaatgctaaagaaagctatccctacaaaatcatatagtcttgtcatgctctgtcttcataacacaaagtatttatcttgcacaaccccgatcacaagccgagcaattggttcatactttttaacgcgctttaactttttcaaccctcacgcaatacatgagcgcaagccatggatatagcactatgggtggaatagagtatgatgataggtgtaaatatagagaagacaaaaagtaagaaagtctcacatcaacacgaCTAACCAGTGGGCtattgagatgcccatcaatcgatatcaatgcgacgagtagggattgccatgcaacgaatgcactaagagctataagtgtatgaaagctaaatATGAAAACTGAGTGGGGGTGCATCtattcctataatgaaaaattcccactagtatatgaaagtgacaacatagtagACTTTCCATAGTAAACAATGCCCCTTGTctctttgttttttttatttttcttttttatttctttttctttctattcttttctttcgttttcttttcctttttttctctcattgtccggagtctcatcccgacttgtgggggaatcatagtcttcattatCCTTTCCTCACTATGGCACTGCtctaaaatgaataatgatgatcatcacacttctatttacttataactcaaaagaaataaaaatgacAACTCGATActtatgacaaagtatgactctatatgaatgtttctggcaatgtaccaggatgcgcaatgatctagcgtaacatataTGAAaagtgatgaacggtggctgagccacaactactatgtcagctatatgatcatgcaaagcaatatgacaatgaatgctcaagtcatcaaacagaagcggtggaagttgcatggcaatatatctcggaatggccatggaaaagccataatagctaggtatgatggttgttttgagaaagatataataaaacttatgtgtgatagagcgtatcatatcacggggtttggatgcacctgcgaagtttgcaccatgtcttgatgtgagaaagggcaatgcatggtaccgtagaggctagcaaattgcggaaagttaagagtgcgtatattccatggactcacatatttacctaataataaagaaaattgggtttctgGTCGTCCGTCGTTGATGTTTTTCGAAAAAGCCCCTTTGTTTCTTTGAAATCAACCCGCAATCCTTATGTAAGTGACACTATGGAAAAACGTTTCATTTTTACAAACAAAACCCTGCATTAGTTGGAATTCAGCCCGCAGTCCTTAATCCTTATTTTATACTAGCTCTTATCCACTCACAGCCTCCACCGATGGGCACGCGCCACCGCTTGGCGCCGGCGTACACGCCGCAGAAGCCAAGGAAGGCTTTTGCCGCTTGCCGAAGGCGTCAGGAGGAAGTATGGTGGTGGCAAGCACCAAGCGGAGGCGAGGAGGTGGCAGGGTTCTTGGTGGTCGCCGGTTTGGCGAGGGCCGGAGGGGTTGCCGACGCGGCCGAAGCAGAGGTACGTGGGCTGCGGTGCGAAGCGGGAAGGCGGGGCTGGTGCTGGAGCTTGAGGGCGCGAGCGCCATGGCATGCGTCAGGCGCGATGGAGGGAAGTGGAGGTCGTAATCACAATCACCAATGCGCACTGGAGAACAATGTTTTTCAATTTACAAACCATCAGTGCAAAATCTTCAGATTTGTTTTAAACAAAGAGGAACAAAGAGAATGAATACCTTGGTGGATAGAGTACTGGATGGATGCAGACTGTGTTGACACCGAGAAGGCCAGATTGCCGCAGCCCCGCGCAAGCTTTGCCTCGAGGAGGCGTCCATCTAGGTCCGGTCGGCGGCGGATAGCGGCGACGAGGGGAGTCAGTGGGTACTTCTTCTTGGGGGAGACGGCCTTTCTTCCGATGCATGACCTCCCGGAAGAGACGGCTCGGCTGTCACGAGCAAACATCGAGGAGAAAGCGCATGAAGTCCCAGAGAAAAAGCAGCCTCGGATGCCTAGCCAAGGAGGGGAGAGAGCCAATCTGAATATGAAAATCGAGACGCGCACCGAGACGGCCGGTGGCATGAGCATGGCTGCCCAACTGCCTGCACCATGGATGCTCCAGTGGTGGTGCACGAGATccggcagagtgtcgagggagctgGTGTGGAGCCCACGGCATGACCGGTGGTGATGGAGATCCGGCGGAGTGCCGGCAGCGGGCGCAGGCGGCAGTGGCAGCATGTCCCAGGGCTGCGAGCGATGCGGGGAGATGCGGGGAGGTCGTGCTACCTGGGTACTAGGTGGAGTCGGGGATGTGGATTACCCAAGAAAAGCTGAGGAGATAAGCTCTGTGAGTCGACGAGCCTAGAGTCTAGACTGGAAAAGCGCCAGCGACGTGACTGGTTTCTTCTAGACCAGCACACATGTGAGGCTAGCTAGCATGCACGCATGCATGTTCACAGGTTCGTCTCCTTTTTGTAATAAGTAGTTTGTTCACAGACCGATAAAAATCTCGAGATGCATCACGCGGACGTGCTAGCGTGTGTCTTTGTTGTACGAACAATGCAAACGTTGCCTTTTTGTTTTAAGGTTGAATTTgatctaaaaaaatataagttaAACTCTGTTTACATGCCTCATGGAACTCGTACTAACTATCTAATCATTAGACAATGTTAGACTAACATAGGTTAGGAGACACACGACAACATATATGCTTGCACGTCCAGGAAAGTAAATATGAAATGAATTGTCTTCAAGCaatattggtcccggttcatacGAGTGCATAATAAACAATAGAAGCCAAAACATAGACATTTATGTGTCCTTGCAAAAGAGTTTTTAGTTGATCTCAACGAGGTTATTGTTCCGGATCAGGAAAAGGATGGCATGCTTGTGAAATCCCTAAAGATAGACATGTTGGATGCGGTAGAGAGGAACTTGCAACCACCTGGTACACACTTTTGCCCTAAACATTGATGCTATGGAGGAACACCAACAATTGCATCTAGGTAAAATTACTTTAGAATTGTTGCATGTACAATATTTTCATTGTCCGATTATAGTGTAATGATTAATCTGTCGACGTGGTATGCTTTTGCACTAGGCATCGAATATGTGATACAACTTCATAACATTTTTCTAGTTCCTAAATTGTACACATGAAAAACATGACAATAGAAACACATGCACAGTCATTAATTAACTCACTCATGCTTTTTTAAACTATGTTTAGGGATACCGCAGTATAAAAATAGTATTTAAACAAAAGTAACCTACTTTAGTGAACTAGCTTACTTTCTTAAACAAAGGTAATTATAGAAGTTATATCCTACCACCAAtatttgaagacattaaaaattctATGCAGGATAGCATTAACTTTACTTAGCGATAATCATCTAATAGGATTTAGACAGAATATCATAGTTGGCTAATATAAACTTATACTGCAAGCCAAAATTGTTGCACAATTTTTAAAAGAGGTTGCTGAGAAGAAGTAAAACACTCCTATACAAACAACACATATATTTAGATGCTTATCTGCAAGCTAATTAAATTAATTTATGAGTAGCTATGTATGCTCTATTTATGATGGAGAATCTAATCAATTTCCTTTTTTAAACAAAAATAGATTCCTGCATTATATAAAACTGTTGAGAATCCTGCATATATAAGGACTTCATGGTTATCACATAACAGAAGCATGCATGCCTGAACGTTGGAAGAAGTTTACCACATTTTTATTGCTTGGTGTTTGAAACTCAAAATAAGCACCACATGTACGATAATTTTATTATCAGTGTGATAATCTACATATAAGATTGTTCACCGGATTAGTTCACCAGCATTCACGTGGCAAGTTCCAAACAAGCGCCCCAAAGAATCATGTTGTTAATTGAGCCATCAACCATATACGCTTAATTATCCATTTGGTTCATTTAGCCGCATCGTCGCCTACCGCTTGGTTTATCGCAATTGTTGTTTAATCAATAGTGAAGCACGGGCAATTGGCATGTGTTTTTTCTCCCATTGCAATGCACGGACAATTTTCctagttagtcataaagaactcatatacttattgcaaaaaatttattatccctcaaagcaaagtactagtaCGCATGcccttagggggatagattggtaggaaaagaccatcgctcgtccctaacctccactcataaggaagacaatcaataataaatcatgctccaacttcatagcataacgagagactgtacgtgcatgcttcgggaatcacaaaccttaacaccaacattcttactaaccacaaccatttactagtacctcccacatattccatctctatatcgcaaaactatttcaaggaatcaaatatatcatatttagtgatccataagttttatgtaggattttatgactaaccaataacttttacaaaacatgataatctcatacaataacgtatatcacatcaggtcttgaccatatcacatcacaacatgccctgcaaaaacaagttagacgtcctccactttgttgttgcgagttgtacgtggctgctacgatcttctagtaagaactgttcttaactacgcatcaaaaccacaacaatgtttcgtcaagtttgttgttttaaccttcaacaatgaccagccgtagtcaaattgattcaactaaagttggagaaacagacacccgccagccacctttatgcaaaacaagttgcatgtctgtcgatggaaccggtctcatgaacatgctcatgtaatgttggtccgggccgcttcatccaacaataaggccgaatcaaaataagacattggtggtaaacaATATGACTATAATCgccaacaactctttgtgttctactcatgcatatcatctacgcatagacctggctcagatgccacttttggggaacgttgcatgcaattttaaaaaaaatcctatgtcacgcaaaatctatctaggagatgcatagcaacgaaagggggagagtgtgtccacata
The Triticum dicoccoides isolate Atlit2015 ecotype Zavitan chromosome 3A, WEW_v2.0, whole genome shotgun sequence genome window above contains:
- the LOC119268184 gene encoding uncharacterized protein LOC119268184, with the translated sequence MVQAVGQPCSCHRPSRRAVSSGRSCIGRKAVSPKKKYPLTPLVAAIRRRPDLDGRLLEAKLARGCGNLAFSVSTQSASIQYSIHQVRIGDCDYDLHFPPSRLTHAMALAPSSSSTSPAFPLRTAAHVPLLRPRRQPLRPSPNRRPPRTLPPPRLRLVLATTILPPDAFGKRQKPSLASAACTPAPSGGACPSVEAVSG